The following proteins come from a genomic window of Deltaproteobacteria bacterium CG2_30_66_27:
- a CDS encoding cytochrome C oxidase Cbb3 (CcoN; FixN) has translation MTHGARSDSVIRGFALSSVFWLLVGLVVGLWLAAEMIYPTLNFTPWLAFGRLRVVHTNGLTFGFTLAGVFACSFYMLEKLTRTPLAFPGLAKAQLWLFNIAIVLAALSLFAGMNTSKEYAELEWPLDVVVVVLWVMFAANVMGTLIRRREKQMYVSLWFLIACVVTVAVVYILNNLEIPVSLTKSYSAYVGVNDANVQWWYGHNAVASVFTFPILAMFYYFLPKSTGLPIYSHRLSIIAFWSLVFGYLWTGAHHLMLTPIPEWIQTVALAFSLFLIAPSWASVLNGYYTMNGNWDKMKSNYLIKFFILGITFYGLQTIQGPTQAIRALSGHLHYTEWVVGHVHMGTMGWVTMIISASMYFMMTKISGREIHSVKLANVHFWLILVGQILFTVTLWIAGIVQGAMWKATNPDGSLTYTFLDSVTAMCPYWTVRLLGGLLYFAGIAVFAYNLYMTSRKPQAV, from the coding sequence ATGACCCACGGCGCGCGAAGCGACTCCGTCATTCGGGGATTCGCCCTCTCCTCGGTGTTCTGGCTGCTGGTCGGCCTGGTGGTCGGGCTGTGGCTGGCGGCCGAGATGATCTACCCGACCCTCAATTTTACGCCGTGGCTCGCCTTCGGTCGCCTGCGCGTGGTCCACACCAACGGGCTGACGTTCGGGTTCACCCTCGCCGGGGTCTTCGCATGCAGCTTCTATATGCTTGAAAAGCTGACCCGGACGCCGCTCGCGTTCCCGGGCCTCGCGAAGGCCCAGCTCTGGCTGTTCAACATCGCCATCGTCCTGGCCGCCCTCTCCCTGTTCGCCGGGATGAACACCTCCAAGGAGTACGCGGAGCTCGAGTGGCCCCTCGACGTCGTGGTGGTGGTCCTGTGGGTGATGTTCGCCGCCAACGTGATGGGGACCCTCATCCGGCGGCGGGAGAAACAGATGTACGTCTCCCTCTGGTTCCTCATCGCCTGCGTGGTCACGGTGGCGGTGGTCTACATCCTCAACAACCTGGAGATCCCGGTGAGCCTGACCAAGTCGTACTCGGCATACGTCGGCGTGAACGACGCCAACGTCCAGTGGTGGTACGGACACAACGCCGTCGCGTCGGTCTTCACCTTCCCGATCCTCGCGATGTTCTACTACTTCCTGCCGAAATCCACGGGGCTGCCGATCTACAGCCACCGGCTCTCCATCATCGCCTTCTGGTCCCTCGTCTTCGGCTACCTGTGGACGGGTGCGCACCACCTGATGCTGACCCCGATCCCGGAGTGGATCCAGACCGTTGCGCTGGCGTTCAGCCTGTTCCTCATCGCCCCCTCCTGGGCCTCGGTCCTCAACGGCTACTACACGATGAACGGGAACTGGGACAAGATGAAGTCGAACTACCTCATCAAATTCTTCATCCTCGGCATCACCTTCTACGGGCTCCAGACGATCCAGGGACCGACCCAGGCGATCCGGGCGCTCTCCGGCCACCTCCACTACACCGAGTGGGTGGTCGGCCACGTCCACATGGGGACGATGGGATGGGTGACGATGATCATCTCGGCGTCGATGTATTTCATGATGACGAAGATCTCCGGCCGGGAGATCCACAGCGTGAAGCTGGCGAACGTCCATTTCTGGCTGATCCTCGTGGGGCAGATCCTGTTCACCGTGACCCTGTGGATCGCGGGGATCGTCCAGGGCGCCATGTGGAAGGCCACCAACCCCGACGGATCCCTCACGTACACGTTCCTCGACTCCGTGACGGCGATGTGCCCGTACTGGACCGTGCGGCTCCTCGGCGGCCTTCTCTACTTCGCCGGGATCGCGGTCTTCGCCTACAACCTGTACATGACCTCCCGCAAGCCCCAGGCGGTGTGA